One genomic region from Quercus robur chromosome 4, dhQueRobu3.1, whole genome shotgun sequence encodes:
- the LOC126722119 gene encoding F-box/kelch-repeat protein At1g57790-like gives MEVEKVENQNTHSYPFIASRLYPWLVILDVKQGQRQTFFDVSKNHYQTKNIPEMCNKLIYACSHGWLVLVDPDSMDCYLWNPISLEKALLPSLKSINYSCCILSSSPSDPECHILFFNRLENSLLVCQKGDFEFNEQVDIFAEDVNLKNVAMVGKTIYCLASRYTLYTAEVVGRTVQFTRIIMEELPWPSPLDLPRFDAFIVESCGELFLVHMMFFGFRMEEVYGFFVFRMDFEEKRWVKVKSIGDRTIFLCQHNNTGCMHSLATELGIKTNSIYFTMNCQRLLYVFDLESLCISKSLPCSTVSRDLVQYWVMI, from the coding sequence ATGGAAGTAGAAAAAGTAGAGAATCAAAATACGCATTCCTATCCTTTCATTGCCTCTCGATTGTATCCTTGGCTTGTAATCCTTGATGTTAAGCAAGGACAGAGGCAAACTTTCTTCGACGTATCAAAAAATCATTATCAGACAAAAAATATTCCTGAGATGTGCAACAAACTAATATACGCTTGTTCTCATGGATGGTTGGTTTTGGTTGATCCTGATTCAATGGATTGTTATCTTTGGAATCCCATCTCTTTAGAAAAGGCTCTGCTCCCATCATTGAAATCCATTAATTACAGCTGCTGCATTCTATCATCGTCTCCAAGTGATCCTGAATGTCATATCTTGTTCTTCAATAGATTGGAAAACTCTCTTTTGGTTTGTCAGAAGGGTGACTTTGAATTTAACGAACAAGTTGATATATTTGCTGAAGATGTTAATTTAAAGAACGTTGCAATGGTTGGAAAAACAATCTATTGTTTGGCGTCAAGATATACTTTGTATACAGCTGAAGTTGTGGGTCGAACAGTCCAGTTTACACGAATTATAATGGAGGAACTTCCTTGGCCATCACCTTTGGACCTTCCAAGATTTGATGCTTTTATCGTTGAATCTTGTGGTGAACTCTTTCTAGTTCACATGATGTTTTTTGGATTTCGCATGGAAGAGGTCTATGGATTCTTTGTCTTCCGAATGGATTTTGAAGAGAAGAGGTGGGTTAAAGTGAAAAGTATAGGAGATCGAACTATTTTCTTATGCCAGCATAATAACACTGGTTGCATGCATTCTTTGGCAACAGAGTTGGGAATTAAAACAAACTCAATCTACTTTACGATGAACTGCCAGAGACTTCTTTACGTGTTTGACTTGGAAAGTCTATGTATTTCAAAGTCTTTACCTTGTTCTACTGTAAGCCGTGATTTAGTACAATATTGGGTAATGATTTAG